A genomic segment from Pistricoccus aurantiacus encodes:
- a CDS encoding enoyl-CoA hydratase-related protein, with protein sequence MNDTTSFSRLNIDERGVAWLTLDRPEVHNAFDDALIEDLNDHLDRLHRLCDDGKLRALVLRSEGKHFSAGADLAWMKRMVDYEFDDNLADSRRLSHLMHCLDTLACPTLCLVQGATYGGAVGLVACCDIAVASEKARFCLSEVRIGLAPAVISPYVQRAIGERQMRRYALSAEVISASLALELGLVHRVVEHDKLENARDEILDTLLACSPQSQKATKALLAHIAQEPDSAATRERCCRVISELRISHEGQEGLSAFFEKRSPRWQNDEEPS encoded by the coding sequence ATGAACGATACTACGAGCTTTTCCCGACTGAATATCGACGAGCGCGGCGTCGCCTGGCTGACCCTGGACCGCCCGGAAGTGCATAACGCCTTCGACGACGCGCTGATCGAAGATCTGAACGATCATCTCGACCGCCTGCACCGCCTCTGCGACGACGGCAAGCTGCGAGCGCTGGTGCTGCGCTCCGAGGGCAAGCACTTCTCCGCCGGAGCGGATCTCGCCTGGATGAAGCGCATGGTGGACTACGAGTTCGACGACAACCTGGCGGATTCCCGGCGGCTTTCCCATCTGATGCACTGCCTGGATACCCTGGCCTGCCCGACGCTCTGTCTGGTTCAAGGAGCAACCTACGGCGGCGCCGTGGGGCTGGTGGCCTGCTGCGATATTGCCGTCGCTTCCGAGAAAGCGCGTTTCTGTCTTTCCGAAGTCAGGATCGGCCTCGCGCCGGCGGTCATCAGCCCCTACGTACAGCGCGCCATCGGTGAACGCCAGATGCGCCGCTACGCGCTCAGCGCCGAAGTCATCAGCGCTTCCCTGGCGCTGGAACTGGGGCTTGTCCACCGCGTGGTGGAACACGACAAACTGGAAAACGCCAGAGACGAGATACTCGACACCCTGCTGGCCTGTTCGCCTCAGTCGCAGAAAGCCACCAAGGCGCTGCTCGCGCATATTGCCCAGGAGCCGGATAGCGCCGCCACCCGAGAGCGCTGCTGCCGGGTCATCAGCGAACTGCGCATCAGCCATGAAGGTCAGGAAGGCTTGAGCGCCTTCTTCGAAAAAAGATCCCCCCGCTGGCAGAACGACGAGGAGCCATCGTGA
- a CDS encoding isovaleryl-CoA dehydrogenase, translating to MQTPFKPLDFGLDDTQQMLRDQVNAFARDEIAPLAEEVDAKNEFPNELWKKFGDMGLLGITVPEEYGGSDMGYLAHCIAMEEISRASASIGLSYGAHSNLCVNQVKLNGSEEQKAKYLPGLISGECIGALAMSEPGAGSDVVSMKLRAKKQGDHYILNGNKMWITNGPDAHVLVVYAKTDPDAGSKGITAFIIEKDFPGFSTAQKLDKLGMRGSNTCELVFEDCKVPAENILGEENKGARVLMSGLDFERTVLAAGPIGIMQAALDVVVPYLHERKQFGQAIGEFQLVQGKVADMYTTLNACRAYLYAVAGACDRGQTSRKDAAGVILYCAEKATQVALDAIQLLGGNGYINEYPTGRLLRDAKLYEIGAGTSEIRRMLIGREIFNESA from the coding sequence ATGCAAACGCCTTTCAAACCTCTCGATTTCGGCCTGGACGACACCCAGCAAATGCTGCGAGATCAGGTCAACGCCTTCGCTCGGGATGAGATCGCGCCCTTGGCGGAAGAGGTGGACGCGAAAAACGAGTTTCCCAACGAGCTGTGGAAGAAGTTCGGCGACATGGGGCTTCTGGGCATCACCGTGCCCGAGGAGTATGGCGGCAGCGACATGGGCTATCTCGCTCACTGCATCGCCATGGAGGAAATCTCCCGGGCCAGCGCCTCGATCGGGCTATCTTACGGCGCGCATTCCAACCTGTGCGTCAATCAGGTCAAGCTCAACGGCAGCGAGGAACAGAAGGCCAAGTACCTGCCGGGTCTGATCTCCGGGGAATGCATCGGCGCGCTTGCCATGTCCGAACCCGGCGCCGGCTCCGATGTGGTGTCCATGAAATTGCGAGCAAAGAAACAAGGCGATCATTACATCCTGAACGGCAACAAGATGTGGATCACCAACGGCCCGGACGCCCATGTACTGGTGGTCTACGCCAAGACCGACCCTGACGCCGGCTCCAAGGGCATTACCGCCTTTATCATCGAGAAGGATTTCCCCGGCTTTTCCACCGCCCAGAAGCTCGACAAGCTGGGCATGCGCGGCTCCAACACCTGCGAGCTGGTATTCGAGGACTGCAAGGTGCCGGCGGAGAATATTCTCGGCGAGGAGAACAAGGGCGCGCGGGTGCTGATGAGCGGCCTGGACTTCGAGCGCACCGTGCTCGCCGCCGGGCCCATCGGCATCATGCAGGCGGCCCTGGACGTGGTGGTGCCCTACCTGCACGAACGCAAGCAGTTCGGCCAGGCCATCGGCGAATTCCAGCTGGTGCAGGGCAAGGTGGCGGATATGTACACCACCTTGAACGCCTGTCGCGCCTACCTTTATGCGGTGGCCGGCGCCTGCGATCGCGGCCAGACCTCCCGCAAGGACGCCGCCGGGGTGATTCTCTACTGCGCGGAAAAAGCCACTCAGGTAGCGCTGGACGCCATCCAACTGCTCGGCGGCAACGGCTATATCAACGAGTATCCCACCGGACGCCTGCTGCGAGACGCCAAGCTTTACGAGATCGGCGCCGGCACCAGCGAGATCCGGCGCATGCTGATCGGCCGCGAAATCTTCAACGAGTCCGCCTGA
- the mntA gene encoding type VII toxin-antitoxin system MntA family adenylyltransferase antitoxin: MAQGFSAEAGMMEDSNDVASVIASIENALSDFPELKQIVLFGSLARQQAGFDSDVDVGVEAARSLSVEQRMAMIEALALALGRPVDLVDLREAGQPILDQIVTTGVRIKGTDTDWGRLIYRNIMDNEDFVPLQKRILKARRDAWINR, encoded by the coding sequence ATGGCTCAAGGTTTTAGCGCGGAGGCCGGCATGATGGAAGATTCCAATGATGTGGCGTCGGTAATAGCGTCCATTGAAAACGCTTTATCAGATTTTCCCGAGCTGAAACAGATTGTTCTCTTCGGATCGTTGGCACGCCAGCAAGCGGGTTTCGATAGCGACGTGGACGTGGGGGTAGAGGCGGCTCGTTCGTTATCCGTCGAGCAGCGCATGGCCATGATCGAAGCGCTTGCGCTGGCCTTGGGACGTCCGGTGGATCTGGTCGATCTACGCGAAGCAGGCCAGCCGATTCTCGATCAGATCGTTACCACCGGCGTGCGGATCAAAGGCACCGATACCGACTGGGGGCGACTGATCTATCGCAATATCATGGACAACGAGGACTTCGTACCACTTCAAAAACGTATACTCAAGGCGAGACGCGACGCATGGATCAATCGTTAA
- a CDS encoding acetyl/propionyl/methylcrotonyl-CoA carboxylase subunit alpha — MKGTEFSKVLIANRGEIACRVIRTARRMGLATVAVYSDADANARHVREADEAIRLGPASARESYLDIQAVIDAAKRTGAGAIHPGYGFLSENASFVKALDEAGIVFVGPPASAISAMGDKSAAKARMHDAGVPLVPGYHGDDQNDARLKEEADAIGYPVLLKASAGGGGKGMRVVESGGNFQAALEGCRRESQAAFGDQRMLIEKYLTQPRHVEVQVFCDSQGDGVYLFERDCSVQRRHQKVLEEAPAPGMSEELRREMGEAAVRAAQEIGYVGAGTVEFLLDADSSFYFMEMNTRLQVEHPVTEMITGEDLVEWQLRVAMGESLPKRQEELTLTGHSFEARIYAEDPEQDFLPATGHLERFVLDLSGAGLNPDRVRLDSGVETGDEVSMHYDPMLAKLIVWGDDRIQALATLGRALAALDVRGVTTNRAFLQRLASHPAFQQAELDTRFIERHEAELFAPRDYRLEDYAGAALVALDQLHRAQKERSPWDRHDGFRLNAPRRIRIALCDPSDAQAEDAESLVTVEATRQQDQQSWRLTIGDESCQGWLQSLEGDAVAITLDGHRRRLQARLDENAIVLADAQGETRLYWQRLDKVDHGQHETAATLTAPMHGTVVALLVEPGTPVEKGMPLMVMEAMKMEHTLSAPADGQVESFHFDKGDTVGQGDVLLEFAADE, encoded by the coding sequence GTGAAAGGAACCGAATTTTCCAAGGTGTTGATTGCCAACCGCGGCGAGATCGCCTGTCGGGTCATCCGCACCGCTCGGCGTATGGGGTTAGCGACGGTGGCGGTATATTCCGACGCGGACGCCAACGCCCGCCATGTGCGAGAGGCGGACGAAGCGATACGCCTGGGACCCGCCAGCGCGCGGGAGAGCTATCTCGATATCCAGGCGGTCATCGACGCCGCCAAACGCACCGGTGCCGGCGCCATTCATCCCGGCTATGGCTTCCTTTCCGAGAATGCCAGTTTCGTCAAGGCGCTTGACGAGGCGGGCATCGTCTTCGTCGGACCGCCGGCTTCCGCCATTTCCGCCATGGGGGACAAGTCCGCCGCCAAGGCGCGCATGCATGACGCCGGCGTGCCGCTGGTGCCGGGCTATCACGGCGATGATCAGAACGATGCCCGACTGAAAGAGGAAGCGGATGCCATCGGCTATCCGGTGCTGCTCAAGGCCAGCGCCGGCGGCGGCGGCAAGGGCATGCGGGTAGTGGAAAGCGGCGGGAACTTCCAGGCGGCGCTGGAAGGCTGTCGGCGGGAATCCCAGGCCGCCTTCGGCGACCAGCGCATGCTGATCGAGAAATACCTGACCCAGCCGCGCCATGTGGAAGTCCAGGTGTTCTGCGATTCACAGGGCGACGGCGTCTACCTGTTCGAGCGGGATTGCAGCGTGCAACGCCGTCACCAGAAGGTGCTGGAGGAAGCCCCGGCACCGGGCATGAGTGAGGAACTGCGCCGTGAAATGGGCGAGGCCGCGGTACGCGCCGCCCAGGAAATCGGCTATGTGGGCGCCGGCACCGTGGAGTTCTTGCTGGATGCCGATAGTTCTTTCTATTTCATGGAAATGAACACCCGGCTGCAGGTGGAGCATCCGGTCACCGAGATGATCACCGGCGAAGACCTGGTGGAATGGCAGCTCAGAGTCGCCATGGGCGAGTCCTTGCCCAAGCGTCAGGAAGAACTGACCCTGACCGGCCATAGCTTCGAGGCCCGGATTTATGCAGAAGACCCGGAGCAGGATTTCCTTCCCGCTACCGGGCACCTGGAACGTTTCGTGCTGGACCTCTCCGGCGCTGGGCTGAATCCTGACCGAGTGCGTCTGGATAGCGGCGTGGAAACCGGCGACGAGGTGTCCATGCACTATGACCCCATGCTCGCCAAGCTGATCGTCTGGGGAGACGACCGTATTCAGGCCCTGGCGACGCTGGGTCGCGCTCTGGCGGCATTGGATGTGCGCGGCGTGACCACCAACCGCGCCTTTCTGCAGCGCCTGGCCAGCCACCCGGCCTTTCAACAGGCGGAGCTGGATACGCGCTTTATCGAACGTCATGAGGCAGAGCTGTTTGCCCCTCGCGACTATCGACTCGAGGATTACGCCGGGGCCGCGCTGGTGGCGTTGGATCAACTTCATCGGGCGCAGAAAGAGCGTTCCCCCTGGGATCGCCATGACGGCTTTCGACTCAATGCGCCGCGACGTATCCGGATTGCTCTTTGCGATCCCTCCGATGCTCAGGCGGAAGACGCCGAAAGCCTAGTGACCGTTGAAGCGACTCGGCAACAGGACCAGCAGTCCTGGCGATTGACGATCGGCGACGAAAGCTGCCAAGGGTGGCTTCAGTCATTGGAAGGCGACGCGGTAGCGATCACCTTGGACGGCCATCGCCGGCGTCTGCAGGCTCGGCTGGATGAAAACGCTATCGTCCTGGCGGACGCTCAAGGCGAGACTCGCCTTTACTGGCAACGCCTGGATAAAGTGGATCACGGCCAGCATGAAACCGCCGCCACCCTCACCGCCCCCATGCACGGCACCGTAGTGGCGCTGCTCGTCGAACCCGGCACGCCGGTGGAGAAAGGCATGCCGCTGATGGTCATGGAAGCCATGAAGATGGAGCATACGCTCTCCGCCCCGGCGGATGGCCAGGTAGAGAGCTTTCACTTCGACAAGGGCGATACCGTGGGGCAAGGCGATGTGCTGCTTGAGTTTGCCGCGGATGAGTAG
- a CDS encoding NnrU family protein, translating to MAILILGLILFFVPHSVALVSADWRDAQVRRFGELPWKAGYGLVSLAGLVLIIWGYGEARQAPALLWAPSRSLFPVTSLLMLPVFPLLVAAYVPSRIKRWTRHPMLIAVILWAIAHLLVNGTLADLLLFGVFLVWAVLDLFSFSRRTPRDTPSVPMRRGGDILVIVLGLAIYAAFVVWLHGWLIGVPLVR from the coding sequence ATGGCGATCTTGATCCTGGGGTTGATACTGTTTTTCGTGCCGCATTCCGTTGCCCTGGTCAGCGCCGACTGGCGCGACGCCCAGGTGCGCCGCTTCGGCGAGCTTCCCTGGAAGGCAGGTTACGGCCTGGTGTCACTGGCTGGCCTGGTGCTGATCATCTGGGGGTATGGCGAGGCACGGCAGGCGCCGGCGCTGCTCTGGGCACCTTCTCGAAGCCTTTTCCCGGTTACCAGCCTGTTGATGCTGCCGGTCTTCCCGCTACTGGTGGCCGCCTACGTGCCAAGCCGCATCAAGCGCTGGACCCGTCATCCGATGCTGATCGCGGTGATCCTCTGGGCCATTGCCCATCTGCTGGTCAACGGCACCCTCGCGGATCTGCTGCTGTTCGGCGTCTTTCTGGTCTGGGCGGTGCTTGATCTCTTCTCCTTTAGCCGTCGCACCCCTCGCGACACGCCTAGCGTCCCCATGCGCCGCGGCGGGGATATCCTGGTCATCGTACTGGGGCTCGCCATTTATGCGGCCTTCGTGGTGTGGCTACACGGCTGGCTGATCGGTGTTCCTTTGGTGAGGTAA
- the hepT gene encoding type VII toxin-antitoxin system HepT family RNase toxin, translating into MGQTFDWLAEAGMITPQIAQNMRKAVGFRNIVIHNYEDIDWNIVFSICQTRLDDFRQFAKVFADSE; encoded by the coding sequence ATGGGGCAGACGTTTGACTGGCTGGCCGAGGCGGGAATGATTACACCGCAGATTGCACAAAACATGCGCAAAGCCGTAGGGTTTCGCAATATCGTTATTCACAATTATGAAGACATAGACTGGAATATCGTATTTTCCATTTGTCAGACCCGCCTCGACGACTTTCGGCAGTTTGCCAAGGTCTTTGCGGATAGCGAGTAA
- a CDS encoding carboxyl transferase domain-containing protein: MAILETQINPRSEAFQANEAAMRDEVEKLRELTATICQGGGEKARTRHESRGKLFVRDRIDHLLDEGAPFLELSALAAHEVYQGPLPAAGVVTGIGRVSGVECVIVANDATVKGGTYHPLTVKKHLRAQEVAHKHRLPCIYLVDSGGAFLPEQDEVFPDKDDFGRIFYNQATLSAAGIPQIAVVMGSCTAGGAYVPAMADESIIVKEQGTIFLGGPPLVKAATGESISAEDLGGAEVHCKISGVADHYAENDAHALQLARRAISRLNWQKRGRLALKESRSPRLDPREIYGIVGTDLKKPYDVREVIGRLVDESDFDEFKRYYGDTLVTGFARIHGHPVGILANNGVLFSESALKGAHFIELCAQRKIPLIFLQNITGFMVGSKYEQEGIAKHGAKLVTAVACARVPKFTVLIGGSFGAGNYGMCGRAYEPNLLFMWPNARISVMGGEQAANVLAQVKRDQYEGRGENWSAQDEDDFKRPIREQYEHQGHPYYASARIWDDGVIDPLQTRDVLGLSLAAAMNAEIEDTRFGVFRM; the protein is encoded by the coding sequence ATGGCAATCCTGGAAACTCAAATCAATCCTCGCAGCGAGGCGTTTCAGGCCAACGAGGCCGCGATGCGCGACGAGGTGGAAAAGCTTCGAGAACTGACCGCAACGATCTGCCAGGGCGGCGGTGAAAAGGCGCGGACACGTCACGAGTCCCGGGGCAAACTGTTCGTGCGGGATCGCATCGATCATCTGCTGGATGAAGGCGCGCCCTTTCTGGAACTTTCCGCCCTGGCCGCCCACGAGGTCTATCAAGGTCCTCTGCCCGCCGCCGGAGTCGTGACCGGCATCGGTCGCGTATCCGGGGTGGAATGCGTGATCGTCGCCAACGACGCCACGGTCAAGGGCGGCACCTATCATCCGCTGACGGTGAAAAAGCATCTGCGTGCCCAGGAAGTCGCCCACAAGCATCGCCTGCCCTGCATCTATCTGGTGGATTCCGGCGGCGCCTTCCTGCCGGAACAGGACGAAGTGTTTCCGGACAAGGACGATTTCGGACGCATCTTCTACAACCAGGCAACGCTTTCAGCCGCGGGCATTCCGCAGATCGCCGTGGTGATGGGTTCCTGTACCGCCGGCGGTGCCTACGTGCCGGCCATGGCGGACGAGTCGATCATCGTCAAGGAACAGGGCACCATCTTCCTCGGCGGCCCGCCCCTGGTGAAAGCCGCCACCGGCGAAAGCATCAGCGCGGAAGACCTGGGAGGCGCGGAGGTGCACTGCAAGATCAGCGGCGTGGCGGATCACTACGCGGAGAACGATGCCCATGCCCTGCAGCTGGCACGCCGAGCGATCTCCCGACTCAACTGGCAGAAGCGCGGCAGGCTGGCGCTGAAGGAATCCCGTTCGCCCAGGCTCGATCCCAGGGAGATCTACGGCATCGTCGGCACGGACCTGAAGAAGCCCTACGACGTACGCGAGGTGATCGGGCGATTGGTGGACGAGTCGGATTTCGACGAATTCAAGCGCTACTACGGCGATACCCTGGTCACCGGCTTCGCACGCATCCACGGCCATCCGGTAGGGATTCTCGCCAACAACGGCGTGCTGTTCTCGGAATCCGCGCTCAAGGGCGCGCACTTTATCGAGCTTTGCGCCCAAAGGAAAATTCCCTTGATTTTCCTACAAAATATTACCGGCTTCATGGTCGGCTCCAAGTACGAGCAGGAAGGCATCGCCAAGCACGGCGCCAAGCTGGTCACCGCGGTGGCCTGTGCCCGGGTGCCCAAGTTCACGGTGCTGATCGGCGGCAGCTTCGGCGCCGGCAACTACGGGATGTGCGGCCGCGCCTACGAGCCCAACCTGCTGTTCATGTGGCCCAACGCGCGTATCTCGGTCATGGGCGGTGAACAGGCCGCCAACGTGCTGGCCCAGGTCAAGCGGGATCAATACGAAGGACGCGGCGAGAACTGGTCCGCTCAGGACGAAGACGATTTCAAGCGGCCGATCCGCGAACAGTACGAGCACCAGGGCCATCCCTATTACGCCAGCGCAAGAATTTGGGATGACGGCGTCATCGACCCGCTGCAGACGCGGGACGTGCTGGGGCTCTCCCTGGCCGCCGCCATGAATGCGGAAATCGAGGATACCCGCTTCGGCGTATTCAGGATGTGA
- a CDS encoding hydroxymethylglutaryl-CoA lyase — protein MAFPQSVRLVEVGPRDGLQNEPTPIDTATKLELIDRLGSAGITHIEAASFVSPKWVPQMADHREVMAGLKRRPGVTYAALTPNLRGLEAALESGVDEVAVFGAASETFSQKNINCSIAESLERFAPVIETAQAAKVPVRGYVSCTLGCPYEGEIAPEKVADVSRTLFEMGCYEISLGDTVGVGTPLKAKRMLECVAGQVPLEKLAAHFHDTYGQALANLYAVLEEGIAVIDSSVAGLGGCPYAKGAAGNVASEDVIYLLNGLGIASGIDLDKLAETGRWITETIGRPNRSKVGVALGAR, from the coding sequence ATGGCATTTCCGCAAAGCGTTCGCCTGGTGGAAGTCGGCCCCCGGGACGGGCTGCAGAACGAGCCGACGCCCATCGATACCGCCACCAAGCTCGAACTGATCGATCGTCTTGGCAGTGCTGGCATCACCCATATCGAGGCGGCGAGCTTCGTCTCCCCCAAGTGGGTGCCGCAAATGGCGGATCATCGAGAGGTCATGGCGGGCCTGAAACGCCGCCCAGGCGTGACCTACGCGGCGCTGACCCCCAATCTCAGGGGCTTGGAAGCGGCTCTGGAAAGCGGTGTGGATGAAGTGGCGGTATTCGGCGCCGCCAGCGAGACCTTCTCGCAGAAGAACATCAACTGTTCCATCGCGGAATCCCTGGAGCGTTTTGCCCCGGTGATCGAAACCGCCCAGGCCGCCAAGGTGCCGGTACGCGGCTATGTCTCCTGTACCCTGGGCTGCCCCTACGAAGGCGAGATCGCCCCGGAAAAGGTTGCCGACGTTTCCCGCACCCTGTTCGAAATGGGCTGCTACGAGATATCGCTTGGCGATACCGTTGGCGTCGGCACGCCCCTGAAAGCCAAGCGCATGCTGGAATGCGTGGCGGGCCAGGTTCCCCTGGAGAAGCTCGCCGCCCACTTTCACGACACCTACGGCCAGGCCTTGGCCAATCTCTATGCGGTACTCGAGGAAGGCATCGCGGTGATCGACAGCTCCGTGGCCGGTCTCGGCGGCTGCCCTTACGCCAAAGGCGCTGCCGGTAACGTCGCCAGCGAAGACGTGATCTATCTGCTCAACGGGCTAGGTATCGCAAGCGGTATCGACCTCGACAAGCTAGCCGAAACAGGGCGCTGGATCACCGAGACTATCGGCAGGCCCAATCGCTCAAAGGTGGGAGTGGCGCTGGGAGCAAGATGA
- a CDS encoding methyltransferase, translating to MTELLASWQALWQPAPFYYRRLPWAEDFSALRDYLLALDDRDCARLEQDPFASSVLYDWLPVVDLAESIRLPALFQAQSPLPNAWSAHVGGRKWRQLEAFVHQVEMIPGQPLVEWCAGKGHLARTWSRFHDQPAVGLEWQPELCRLGQQLADRQGVALRLEQQDVMAADAAGWLSPDAQVVALHACGDLHTRLLKQAAISGCDLTLAPCCYQRTAEYDYRPLSRLGRELADRYDLRLNRDDLALAVQETVTAPKAVRRQREQANAWRLGFDLLQRELCDHDEYLPVPSLAYGRLPMHFTDFCHWAAKQKGLSLPAAGIDWSHWEALGWQRLGEVKRLELARHLFRRPLEIWLVLDRALFLEEAGYHVELGVFCERELTPRNILMKAVSN from the coding sequence TTGACCGAGCTGCTTGCGAGTTGGCAAGCACTCTGGCAACCGGCGCCCTTTTATTATCGCAGGCTACCCTGGGCGGAAGACTTCTCGGCACTCCGCGATTATCTGCTGGCCCTGGATGATCGAGATTGCGCTCGTCTAGAGCAGGATCCTTTTGCCTCCAGCGTCTTGTATGACTGGCTGCCGGTGGTCGATCTGGCGGAGTCGATACGCTTACCCGCGCTATTCCAGGCGCAATCTCCCTTGCCGAATGCCTGGTCCGCTCATGTCGGCGGACGTAAATGGCGTCAGCTGGAGGCGTTCGTTCATCAGGTCGAAATGATCCCCGGCCAGCCGCTGGTGGAATGGTGCGCCGGCAAGGGGCATCTGGCGCGTACCTGGAGCCGTTTTCACGATCAGCCGGCTGTCGGTCTGGAATGGCAGCCTGAACTTTGCCGGCTAGGGCAGCAACTGGCGGATCGCCAAGGCGTGGCATTGCGCCTGGAGCAGCAGGATGTGATGGCAGCGGATGCGGCAGGATGGCTATCGCCGGATGCGCAAGTGGTTGCCCTGCATGCCTGTGGCGATCTGCATACCCGGCTGTTGAAACAGGCGGCCATTTCCGGATGCGATCTCACCCTGGCGCCTTGCTGCTATCAGCGCACCGCAGAATACGATTACCGACCACTATCGCGCTTGGGCCGGGAGTTGGCAGACCGATATGATCTTCGCTTGAATCGCGACGATCTGGCCTTGGCGGTGCAGGAAACCGTGACCGCCCCCAAGGCGGTGCGTCGCCAGCGTGAGCAAGCCAACGCCTGGCGCCTGGGTTTCGATCTTCTGCAGCGAGAGCTGTGCGATCATGATGAATATCTGCCGGTACCCAGTCTGGCCTACGGCCGGCTGCCAATGCATTTCACCGATTTCTGCCATTGGGCGGCGAAGCAAAAGGGGCTGTCTTTGCCGGCGGCAGGAATCGATTGGTCGCACTGGGAAGCGCTTGGCTGGCAACGGCTGGGCGAGGTAAAGCGCCTGGAACTGGCGCGTCATCTATTTCGTCGCCCGCTGGAAATCTGGCTGGTACTCGACCGCGCCCTGTTTCTGGAAGAGGCCGGCTATCATGTCGAACTGGGCGTTTTCTGCGAGCGAGAATTGACGCCGCGCAATATATTGATGAAAGCCGTGTCGAATTGA
- a CDS encoding substrate-binding domain-containing protein translates to MQGSTRSFSLSRKVAGVSAALLCGVGLSWGAVAQEDNAQQDNAQEKDGQFITLASTTSTEHSGLFDSIIPKFHDATDIDVHVVAVGTGQAFEIARRGDADSLLVHDTAGEKKFVDNGYATQRDDVMYNDFVLIGPKDDPANVSEADSAVDAFSRIAEAEAPFASRGDDSGTNRAELRLWEDAGVEAEGEWYRELGSGMGPTLNTAAGMDAYVMSDRATWVSFKNPQNLEILFEGDEVLFNQYGSLLLSEEKFPHLKHELAKQWHQWLLSEEGQQAIADYELNGQQLFFPNAK, encoded by the coding sequence ATGCAAGGTTCTACTCGTTCCTTTAGCCTTTCGAGGAAGGTCGCCGGTGTAAGCGCCGCGCTGCTATGTGGCGTCGGTTTGTCCTGGGGAGCCGTGGCTCAGGAAGACAATGCTCAGCAAGACAATGCTCAGGAGAAAGACGGCCAGTTCATCACCCTGGCGTCGACGACTTCCACGGAGCATTCCGGGCTGTTCGACTCGATCATTCCCAAGTTTCACGATGCCACGGATATCGATGTGCACGTGGTCGCGGTGGGCACCGGCCAGGCCTTCGAGATCGCCCGTCGCGGCGATGCGGATAGTCTGCTGGTGCACGATACTGCCGGTGAGAAGAAATTCGTCGACAACGGCTACGCCACCCAGCGTGACGACGTGATGTACAACGACTTCGTGCTGATCGGTCCGAAGGACGACCCGGCCAACGTCAGCGAAGCGGATAGCGCCGTGGATGCATTCTCGCGCATCGCTGAAGCCGAAGCGCCCTTTGCTTCCCGCGGGGACGACAGCGGCACCAACCGGGCGGAGCTGCGACTTTGGGAAGACGCCGGGGTCGAAGCCGAGGGTGAATGGTATCGAGAGCTGGGCAGCGGCATGGGCCCGACCCTGAATACCGCCGCGGGCATGGACGCCTATGTCATGTCCGATCGCGCCACCTGGGTATCCTTCAAGAATCCGCAGAACCTGGAAATTCTCTTCGAGGGAGACGAGGTCCTGTTCAACCAGTACGGCAGCCTGCTGCTGAGCGAGGAGAAATTTCCTCATCTCAAGCATGAACTGGCCAAGCAGTGGCACCAGTGGCTGCTTTCCGAAGAAGGCCAGCAGGCGATCGCCGATTACGAACTGAACGGACAGCAGCTGTTTTTCCCCAACGCCAAGTGA